The following are encoded in a window of Planctomycetaceae bacterium genomic DNA:
- the dapA gene encoding 4-hydroxy-tetrahydrodipicolinate synthase, with protein MFNGAMVALITPFNNGEVDFNTLDELVHFQLKSGTDGIVPCGTTGESPTLSHPEHKQVIERIVKIVNGKVPVIAGTGSNSTAEAIELTAFAKKVGADASLQVTPYYNKPTQEGFFQHFAAIAEEVDLPMVLYNIPGRCGAGMTAQTIARLAKIENIVAVKEATGQLDVSSEIANLCDLTILSGDDSLTLPIASVGGKGVISVVGNIVPGDVKAMTDLILEGDLVSARKWHNKLFKLARTMLGIATNPIPIKAAMAMLGMSSEEMRLPMTPLEPAQKETLRKLLKEYGLNV; from the coding sequence ATGTTTAACGGAGCAATGGTAGCGTTAATTACACCGTTCAATAATGGCGAAGTAGATTTCAATACACTCGATGAACTGGTGCATTTCCAACTCAAAAGCGGAACTGACGGCATCGTTCCATGCGGCACAACAGGCGAATCGCCGACACTTTCACATCCAGAACACAAACAGGTTATCGAACGCATAGTAAAAATCGTCAACGGCAAAGTCCCTGTCATCGCAGGCACCGGCTCGAACAGTACAGCCGAGGCAATCGAACTGACCGCATTCGCAAAAAAAGTCGGCGCAGACGCTTCTTTGCAGGTAACGCCATACTACAACAAACCAACACAGGAAGGTTTCTTTCAGCATTTCGCGGCGATTGCCGAAGAAGTCGATTTGCCGATGGTGCTTTACAATATTCCCGGCAGATGCGGCGCGGGCATGACGGCTCAAACAATCGCACGTCTTGCGAAAATTGAAAACATCGTCGCGGTAAAAGAAGCGACAGGCCAGTTGGACGTCTCCAGTGAAATCGCGAACCTCTGCGACCTGACAATCCTTTCGGGCGATGACTCTTTGACGCTGCCGATAGCCTCTGTCGGCGGCAAAGGTGTTATCAGTGTTGTTGGAAATATCGTCCCCGGCGATGTAAAAGCTATGACCGATTTGATTCTTGAGGGCGATTTGGTTTCGGCAAGAAAATGGCACAATAAACTTTTCAAACTCGCAAGAACAATGCTCGGCATCGCGACAAACCCGATTCCGATTAAAGCGGCAATGGCAATGCTCGGCATGTCTTCAGAAGAAATGCGTCTACCGATGACGCCGCTCGAACCGGCACAGAAAGAAACGCTCCGAAAGCTGTTAAAAGAATACGGCTTGAACGTTTAG
- a CDS encoding glycosyltransferase, whose protein sequence is MFQSETEIENQNETESTIRPLIISDRVTVNQYCSSFRHLLFGFEAQDVRTAIVVPPKSDIEFLLFPGARIIEHPVLRFPLFYAHNKKNLLERIEEVRPGIIHCFGTAKSMLAKSVAEHLDIPAVITINSTNVSLPYRMLIDRFFEKIIVPSAKIGTGLEKYFAKEKITQVNPGAFTDDVCSCFSSPARLPSMITLCRFDNFKIFEPLLNAIRHLAVDGYDFVVIFMGQGRAEKQIRDFVKQTGLSQTVVLSPPVRPMRSVFRGCDVLIHTNYSGSFDPVIIEAAGAGLAVAADRNNVEELLQEDFSAVLFDRNDELSIYSVLQKLLDDKQRTCTLAMNLQDQLRKNNSVSSMVSTLLKIYSETRQCASPLPLL, encoded by the coding sequence ATGTTTCAAAGCGAAACAGAAATTGAAAATCAAAATGAAACCGAAAGTACGATCCGGCCTTTGATTATTTCCGACAGGGTAACGGTCAATCAGTATTGTTCGTCGTTCAGGCATTTGCTTTTCGGTTTTGAAGCGCAGGACGTCAGAACCGCGATAGTTGTGCCGCCTAAAAGCGATATTGAATTTCTTCTCTTTCCCGGTGCAAGGATTATCGAGCATCCGGTACTGCGTTTTCCATTGTTTTACGCACATAACAAAAAGAATCTGCTCGAGCGTATCGAGGAAGTCAGGCCAGGTATTATTCATTGTTTCGGCACTGCAAAATCAATGCTTGCCAAGTCGGTCGCCGAGCATCTCGATATCCCTGCGGTTATTACTATCAATTCCACAAATGTGTCACTGCCGTATCGTATGCTTATCGACAGGTTTTTTGAAAAAATTATTGTGCCTTCGGCCAAAATTGGTACAGGTCTTGAAAAATATTTCGCAAAAGAAAAAATCACACAGGTTAATCCCGGGGCTTTTACCGATGATGTATGCAGTTGCTTTTCGTCGCCTGCACGGCTGCCGAGTATGATTACGCTCTGCCGGTTCGACAATTTCAAGATTTTCGAGCCGCTGCTTAATGCGATTCGTCATCTTGCCGTTGACGGATATGATTTTGTCGTGATTTTTATGGGGCAGGGACGGGCAGAAAAGCAGATTCGCGATTTTGTCAAGCAGACTGGTCTGTCGCAAACGGTCGTTCTTTCGCCTCCGGTAAGGCCGATGCGTTCGGTATTTCGCGGCTGCGACGTGTTGATTCACACAAACTATTCCGGCAGTTTTGACCCTGTGATTATAGAAGCGGCCGGCGCAGGTTTGGCTGTCGCCGCTGACAGAAACAACGTCGAAGAATTACTGCAGGAAGATTTCTCTGCGGTTCTTTTTGACCGTAATGACGAGTTGAGCATTTATTCTGTGCTGCAAAAACTTCTCGATGACAAACAGAGAACGTGCACACTGGCGATGAATCTGCAGGATCAGCTTCGTAAAAACAATTCGGTAAGCTCAATGGTCAGCACACTACTGAAAATATACAGCGAAACCAGACAATGTGCTTCGCCGCTGCCTTTGCTGTAA
- the panB gene encoding 3-methyl-2-oxobutanoate hydroxymethyltransferase produces MKVTITTLREAKQHGQKFSVVSCYDYTSAVLCAAAGVDVFLVGDSASQFMLGFTNTVDVSMDFMIAITAGVRRANSDLLLVADMPYQGCSKGRDETVKNARRFVDECGADIVKIEAAESDFDTIKAIIDSGIAVMPHLGIRPQTGKYKAEGTTAEVGAAIIELAEKSVKIGAQMLLLEGTAREVAKIITQKVSVPVISCGSGPDCDGQVLVLPDILNLKEGPVPKFSKGFGNIGKAAIEAIALYNSQIKQGVFPDDEHSYHMKPGEYEKLIKSIG; encoded by the coding sequence ATGAAAGTTACCATTACTACATTACGAGAGGCCAAGCAGCACGGACAGAAGTTTTCCGTGGTGAGCTGCTATGATTATACCAGCGCGGTTCTTTGTGCCGCGGCCGGGGTCGATGTGTTTTTGGTGGGCGATTCGGCGTCGCAGTTTATGCTCGGGTTTACCAATACTGTTGACGTCTCAATGGATTTTATGATTGCTATAACCGCAGGCGTTCGCAGGGCAAATTCTGATTTGCTGCTTGTTGCGGATATGCCTTATCAGGGCTGTTCCAAAGGTAGAGATGAAACGGTTAAAAATGCCAGACGGTTCGTTGATGAGTGCGGTGCGGACATTGTGAAGATTGAGGCTGCCGAGTCCGATTTCGATACGATAAAAGCTATAATCGATTCCGGTATCGCGGTTATGCCGCATCTTGGTATTCGGCCTCAAACCGGTAAGTACAAAGCGGAAGGTACCACCGCCGAGGTTGGCGCGGCAATTATCGAACTTGCAGAAAAATCCGTTAAAATCGGCGCTCAAATGCTTCTGCTTGAAGGCACAGCAAGAGAGGTTGCAAAAATCATTACACAGAAAGTGTCGGTGCCTGTTATCAGTTGCGGTTCCGGTCCTGATTGCGACGGACAGGTTCTGGTTTTGCCGGATATTTTAAATTTAAAAGAAGGGCCTGTTCCGAAATTTTCAAAAGGTTTCGGCAATATCGGCAAAGCAGCTATTGAGGCCATTGCTCTATATAACAGTCAAATTAAGCAGGGCGTTTTTCCTGATGATGAGCACAGTTATCACATGAAGCCGGGCGAATACGAGAAACTTATTAAAAGTATCGGGTGA
- a CDS encoding sigma 54-interacting transcriptional regulator: MTGKISDGVMLLGDMARAFAESLNLELTMKAILKSLDTHVKLQKGTITLLDPETETINIKVAHGLSEKSKQLGSYKVGEGVTGTVVQTGKEIVVPDISKDNRFLHRTHARKDSEGKQISFYCVPIKLEGKTIGTLSVDRQAHKTDDVHSVLNLLNVIATMIAQAVKLNKLVESDRRQLSEENIRLRQELKTHFNIDNMVGTSNAIKQIYRLIEQVADSNATVLIRGESGTGKDLVAHAIHYNCSRASKPFVKVNCTALPETLLESELFGHEKGAFTGATERKIGRFEKASGGTIFLDEIGDFSMNLQVKLLRIIQFKEFERVGGTDTIKANVRIVVATNKNLEEQIKEKLFREDLYYRINVFPIFLPPLRERKDDIMLLADYFLEQFARENNKRITRISTPAIEMLTSYHWPGNVRELENCIERAILLCNDDVIRSEHLPPSLQMIKKSESLTGRSLTEIIENKEKELIIDSLKKYSGQQRKAATELGLTERILGYKIKKYGIFPKLLS; encoded by the coding sequence ATGACCGGTAAAATTTCCGATGGCGTAATGCTTTTAGGCGATATGGCAAGGGCTTTTGCTGAATCGCTCAACCTTGAGCTGACGATGAAAGCTATTTTGAAGTCCCTGGACACACACGTCAAGCTGCAAAAAGGCACCATTACCCTTTTAGACCCGGAAACAGAAACAATCAATATCAAAGTCGCGCACGGTTTAAGCGAAAAATCCAAGCAGCTCGGCAGCTACAAAGTCGGCGAAGGCGTTACCGGCACAGTTGTTCAAACCGGTAAAGAAATTGTCGTGCCGGACATTTCCAAAGACAACAGATTTCTTCACCGTACACATGCCAGAAAAGATTCTGAAGGCAAACAGATTTCATTTTATTGTGTGCCAATCAAACTTGAAGGCAAAACTATCGGTACATTGAGCGTTGACAGACAGGCACATAAAACGGACGATGTTCACTCGGTTCTCAATCTTCTGAATGTAATCGCGACAATGATTGCACAGGCTGTCAAGCTCAACAAACTTGTCGAATCGGACAGAAGACAGCTTTCAGAAGAAAACATTCGCCTGCGACAGGAATTAAAAACGCATTTCAATATAGATAATATGGTCGGCACAAGCAATGCCATTAAGCAAATATACCGGCTCATCGAACAGGTAGCCGACAGCAACGCAACGGTGCTGATACGAGGTGAAAGCGGAACAGGCAAAGACCTCGTCGCGCACGCAATTCACTATAATTGCAGCAGAGCAAGCAAACCGTTTGTAAAGGTAAACTGCACCGCTTTGCCTGAAACGCTGCTGGAAAGTGAATTGTTCGGCCATGAGAAAGGCGCTTTTACAGGCGCAACAGAAAGAAAAATCGGCAGATTTGAAAAAGCCAGCGGCGGAACAATCTTCCTCGATGAAATCGGCGACTTTTCAATGAATTTACAAGTTAAACTGCTGCGAATCATTCAGTTCAAGGAATTTGAACGTGTCGGCGGAACGGATACAATCAAAGCGAATGTAAGAATTGTCGTCGCGACAAATAAAAACCTCGAAGAACAGATAAAAGAAAAACTTTTCAGAGAAGACCTGTATTACAGAATCAATGTTTTTCCGATTTTCCTGCCGCCGCTGCGTGAACGCAAGGACGATATTATGCTGCTTGCGGATTATTTCCTTGAACAATTCGCACGCGAAAACAACAAACGCATCACGCGCATTTCCACTCCCGCGATTGAAATGCTGACAAGCTACCACTGGCCCGGTAATGTCCGCGAACTGGAAAACTGCATCGAAAGAGCGATATTGCTCTGCAACGATGATGTGATTCGCTCGGAACATCTTCCGCCATCTCTTCAGATGATTAAGAAAAGCGAATCGCTGACCGGTCGATCACTTACGGAAATCATAGAAAACAAAGAAAAGGAATTAATCATTGATTCGCTGAAAAAATACAGCGGGCAACAACGAAAAGCCGCCACCGAACTTGGATTAACAGAACGAATCCTCGGTTATAAAATTAAAAAGTACGGAATATTTCCGAAACTGTTGTCATAA